A window of the Lolium perenne isolate Kyuss_39 chromosome 7, Kyuss_2.0, whole genome shotgun sequence genome harbors these coding sequences:
- the LOC127317572 gene encoding uncharacterized protein — protein MDQSGFSSEHPWPDLPPELLGLVLSRLPSHADRVRVAAVCHPWRSKARMLRPLPPLLPWLALCDGSFLSLPDGAVHRLPVPGDVSSRFSTGGMLALVHGDGTYSLMNPSPARTTPLPELAACLQRKPIVQKVVVSDHLVAALVKVKKLNNTTTTKVITSARGQQCDTAVKWPVPAGSFINDIALFKGKLYILTTEVEHYQHELHILDGRREQTAIRRIPIVVDDYEESWYNPYSTDNYVPRYYLVVSGDRLLMVERRINQPPMFPRDSGIVKRTRHFEVFEAADLSSGRGRWIEVDTLMGRALFVSKGCSESLPAIGQCGVQEDCIYFMNEDDAYTDKHEKIRENPMLDSGVYNMRDKTVMPLLLEAAPTPATGDGQGKISVHENWEDAFLFLFWGGTCRFRFSRWICLGHAGA, from the exons ATGGACCAGTCAGGCTTCTCCAGCGAGCACCCATGGCCAGATCTCCCGCCGGAGCTGTTGGGCCTCGTGCTCTCGCGGCTGCCGTCGCACGCCGACCGCGTCCGCGTCGCCGCCGTATGCCACCCATGGCGCTCCAAGGCGCGGATGCTGCGGCCTCTACCCCcgctgctcccgtggctcgccctcTGCGACGGCTCCTTCCTTAGCCTCCCCGACGGCGCGGTCCACCGACTGCCCGTCCCTGGTGACGTCTCCAGCAGATTCTCCACCGGAGGCATGCTCGCCCTAGTGCACGGCGACGGCACGTACTCGCTGATGAACCCTTCCCCTGCAAGGACGACCCCTCTCCCCGAGCTGGCTGCCTGTCTTCAGAGGAAGCCGATCGTGCAGAAGGTGGTCGTGTCCGATCACCTCGTCGCCGCTCTGGTCAAGGTGAAAAAATTGAACAACACCACGACCACGAAAGTCATCACCTCTGCTCGTGGGCAGCAATGCGACACCGCAGTGAAGTGGCCCGTGCCTGCGGGGAGCTTCATCAACGACATTGCACTCTTCAAAGGAAAGCTCTACATTCTCACCACAGAAGTGGAGCACTATCAACATGAGCTCCATATCCTGGACGGCAGGCGTGAGCAGACAGCCATACGCAGAATCCCAATAGTTGTCGATGACTACGAGGAGTCATGGTATAACCCTTACTCGACTGACAATTACGTGCCGCGGTACTATCTTGTCGTCTCTGGCGATCGGCTGCTGATGGTTGAGCGGAGGATCAATCAGCCGCCAATGTTTCCAAGAGACTCAGGAATTGTGAAGCGGACACGACACTTCGAGGTTTTCGAAGCAGCGGACCTGAGCAGCGGCCGTGGACGGTGGATTGAGGTTGATACGTTGATGGGGCGTGCGCTCTTTGTCAGCAAAGGCTGCTCAGAGTCGCTCCCTGCCATTGGTCAATGCGGAGTTCAAGAAGATTGCATCTACTTTATGAACGAGGATGATGCGTACACGGACAAGCATGAGAAGATCCGTGAGAATCCTATGCTGGACTCCGGGGTGTACAATATGAGAGACAAGACAGTGATGCCGTTGCTGTTGGAGGCGGCGCCGACGCCTGCAACAGGAGACG GACAAGGGAAGATCAGTGTGCATGAGAATTGGGAGGAcgcttttttgtttttgttttggggCGGTACTTGTCGTTTCAG ATTTTCTAGGTGGATTTGTTTAGGCCATGCAGGAGCATAG
- the LOC127317571 gene encoding sphinganine C4-monooxygenase 1 gives MEFAVSDELLGTFVPIAVYWLYSGMYILLDRMEMENYRLHPKGEEETKNIVSKSTVVKGVLVQQGFQIAVSLLLFTILGDENGTVRKQPPTLMIALQFLIAMFVMDTWQYFMHRYMHVNKFLYKHVHSKHHTLVVPFAFGALYNHPLEGLILDTIGGALSFLVAGMTPRTAIFFFSFATIKTVDDHCGLWLPGNILHVLFNNNSAYHDIHHQLYGNKYNFSQPFFVMWDKILGTYMPYTLEERKGGGFEARPVNLSLAAQSKSD, from the exons ATGGAGTTTGCGGTCTCCGACGAGCTGCTCGGCACATTCGTGCCCATTGCGGTGTACTGGCTCTACTCGGGGATGTACATCCTTCTTGACAGAATGGAGATGGAGAACTACCGGCTCCACCCCAAGGGGGAGGAGGAGACCAAGAACATCGTCTCCAAGTCGACGGTCGTCAAGGGCGTCCTCGTACAGCAGGGCTTCCAAATCGCCGTCTCGCTTCTCCTCTTCACG ATCCTTGGTGATGAGAATGGTACTGTGAGAAAGCAACCCCCCACCCTGATGATAGCACTGCAatttctcattgcaatgtttgttATGGACACATGGCAGTACTTCATGCACAGATACATGCACGTCAACAAGTTCTTGTACAAGCATGTCCACTCGAAGCACCACACTCTTGTGGTTCCATTTGCATTTGGCGCTCTCTACAACCATCCTCTTGAGGGCCTCATTCTGGACACGATCGGTGGTGCCCTCTCGTTCCTCGTCGCTGGAATGACTCCTAGGACGGCCATATTCTTCTTCTCATTCGCAACCATCAAGACCGTTGATGACCACTGCGGCCTATGGCTTCCTGGGAACATCCTCCACGTCTTGTTCAACAACAACAGTGCATACCATGACATTCACCACCAGCTCTATGGCAACAAGTACAATTTCTCGCAGCCGTTCTTCGTCATGTGGGACAAGATCCTTGGGACTTACATGCCATACACTCTAGAGGAACGCAAGGGAGGAGGGTTTGAGGCGCGCCCTGTTAATCTCAGCCTAGCAGCACAGAGCAAGTCTGACTAA